In one window of Lynx canadensis isolate LIC74 chromosome B3, mLynCan4.pri.v2, whole genome shotgun sequence DNA:
- the LOC115516324 gene encoding granzyme B(G,H)-like translates to MQPLLLLLVFFLPSRAKAGEIIGGHEAKPHSRPYMAHLWIQNREVCSKCGGFLIQEKFVLTAAHCWGSSINVTLGAHNIKKQEKTQQIIPVRRAIPHPDYNPKNYSNDIMLLQLVKKAKLTAAVRPLGLPKGKDRVRPGQVCSVAGWGRVATGRYPDTLQEVELIVQEDRECKSRFPNYYNHKTQLCVGDPKEKKSSFQGDSGGPLLCNNVAQGIVSYGLKDGASPRAYTKVTSFLPWIKKTMRGLFLQEPDYLL, encoded by the exons ATGCAGCCTCTCCTGCTCCTACTggtctttttcctgccttctagGGCAAAGGCAG GGGAGATCATCGGGGGACATGAGGCCAAGCCCCACTCCCGGCCCTACATGGCACATCTGTGGATCCAGAATAGGGAGGTGTGCAGTAAGTGTGGTGGGTTCCTGATACAAGAGAAGTTCGTGCTGACAGCCGCTCACTGCTGGGGAAG CTCCATCAACGTCACCCTGGGGGCCCACAACATCAAGAAGCAGGAGAAGACCCAGCAGATCATCCCTGTGAGAAGAGCCATCCCCCACCCAGACTATAATCCAAAGAACTACTCCAACGACATCATGTTACTGCAG CTGGTGAAAAAGGCCAAGCTGACTGCAGCTGTGAGGCCCCTGGGCCTGCCCAAAGGCAAGGACCGGGTGAGGCCGGGACAGGTGTGCAGTGTGGCCGGCTGGGGACGGGTGGCCACGGGAAGATACCCAGACACACTGCAGGAGGTAGAGCTGATCGTGCAGGAGGATCGGGAGTGCAAATCCCGCTTCCCCAATTATTACAACCACAAAACTCAGCTCTGTGTGGGAGACCCAAAGGAAAAGAAGTCTTCCTTTCAG GGGGACTCTGGGGGCCCTCTCCTGTGTAACAATGTGGCTCAGGGCATCGTCTCCTATGGACTAAAAGATGGGGCATCTCCACGGGCCTACACTAAAGTCACAAGTTTCCTGCCCTGGATAAAGAAAACGATGAGAGGCCTCTTCCTGCAGGAACCAGACTATTTGCTCTGA